The Brienomyrus brachyistius isolate T26 unplaced genomic scaffold, BBRACH_0.4 scaffold50, whole genome shotgun sequence DNA window TCTAAGGGATGATTTCATATTTAAAGAATGCAGAATTGACGTCAAACGGAGGACATGCCTCATACCGTATTTGGCATTCTGTCAGAACTGAATTTCATATCGGGACGGGAATCGGTATGAGTCAGTATTCATCTCTATGAAGTCAAAAGTCCATCAGTCAAATTTTACAATGTGCAGTCCTCCGGAATCCTCACTGTGTTCCTTTGGTTTGCTCCATAGTTAAGTTCACAAAAATGTGATGTGCCTTGTTATGTATTAGGTATTGTGTGCAGAACGTCTGTGTCTTACCAGCAGAATGTTTTGCAGTGTAAACATTACCTGCTGGTGTCTTTTGGTTTGGATGCACATTTGTTTATGGATTTGAAGATCTCACTTGCTTGAGATGGATTGAATCCCATGGTTCACTCCCTTTTGTGAGGCACCTCTCCGCTTCAGGCGAGGATCGTCCCCCAAGGGCAGAACTCCTCTGCCTAGGTCTTTGTCCTTATGTTACGCTTTTCGTTTTATGCTAACTTAATGAAAATGTAGGGTGTGTGTTTGGAAAGGGGTATAATTGTGTGCATTTCTGGAGTGTTTGCCTTAGCATGGCTGTCCTACTATTCATGAAGCTTTTGTGAGGTATTGTACAGGAGTTCTGTGGCCATCGTTTTATCGAACAACTGCTGAATGTTGGCTAGAAGAGACAGCCGACTGGTGCTGTAATAAGAAGACACCCCCTCACCCCTGGGTTTTGAACTTCATGATGTTTTGTGCGGCTTACTGTACCATGAAAGCATATCCGCCCCCTGGGTGATGGTCGTCTTTGTTTCTTCTTGACACTGAATGTTATCTGATCTTCAGCCAAGACTGAATATTAGACATAAAGGGAACCCAAGTGAACAAACTTTCTTTTATGTATTTCTGTGATTTTATAGGATGTGTGAAACGCCATTTGAGGAAAAGCATTAACCCTATTACACTGGGCTGAAAACATCACTTTTGAAATTACTCTAAAACTTTCTGTAGTTCTTGCTCAGTCTCTCTGAGCAGTGGAAGAGTTTGAACAATGTTGATCTCCTTCACTTCTGGGACGTGTTGGTTTATCGATAAAATCCGCTTGTTTCATATCATGCCACATCCACGTGGTTTGTCCTAGTCAAGGCTCATACCTAAACCAATGTCTTTTAGCCATTCCAAAGTAGACGTGTGTATGAGTTTTGGATGGTTGCATGATCTTCTTCCTGCTGACTTAATGTTCTGTGGAACTTCGGGTGACTGGCAAAGAGTTTGAGCTGAATCCTCTGTTCAGCAGCAAGACAGAGTCGAGGAGAAAACCTGTTCTGTCCACAGTGTTTCTGACGGTGGAATCATGAACTTCAGCCTCCCCCAAGCAAAGGTTGCGGTCCTTGGTTGTAGCTGTTAGGTTCTTTATTACTCACTGGATGCTTTGTCACATTGGTCTTGGAAAGTGTTTCTATGATATCCTATAAAATTCTGACTTTATTTGAGTCACTCATGACTGGAACTAACCTGTAACCCTTCCAAAACGGCTGTACAAACGTTATTTTTTTTAGGATCTTGAGGTATTCCTGTTGACTGTTGCAGATGCCTTTAAAAAGCTGTGTAAAGTTATCTAGAGGTGTCCTTTCCAGAGCTTTGCCCTAAAACTGTCTCTAATGGCTGACCATAGTTATTTCGGAGTAAAACTTCACACCTGTAGATAGGGACTTTTCACATCAAGTAAAAATAAGGGAAAGTAAAATGTTTTTATCTGCAGCCCTGACCCAGAAGAAGATAAATGTGGGAAATGTAGAAATGGCAGGGCGGGGAGTACAGCGTGTCCGGACGCAGTCATACGCCATATTTTTGGTTTTCAAGTCCAGCAGGTTTCCTAACATGAGTTGTCAGGATAATGGAGAATGCCTCACGTGGATGCTGTGCTTCTCCATTCTCTCCCGGAAAAGTGGGCCTAGGAGTCTGGCAGCAGAACCTGGCAGGCGGGGTGATAAATGAAAATGTAGAAGGGGGCAGCGTCTGCGCATTCATTACCTTTATTGCTCGGAGGGGGATTACAGAAGGGATTTTATCAGGGCGACCACGCGTGGTTTTGTCAAAGCCTTGTCACCATTTTAATCAGCAGGAAGTTCCTTCCGCAAAAGTTGTGCTGATCTCGGGCCAGTCTTCTGCTGTTCTGAGAAGGTGACCTTATAAATTAGTCATTTTACCACTCTAATCACTTGGAAAGAATCAGAATTTTTTACACGTTTGTCTGCGATGTCACAAAGGAAATGATAATGGCTGACTCTGCTTAGTATGTGTAACCTCCGTACTGTGGGAATCTGAACGTGGGTGACTACATGTGCGTTTTGCAATAACCAAGGGGAATGAATAGAGGTTTTGATTGGGTCAGAGATGTTTAGGTGCTgagagggggggcaggggagcaggagcgtctgtatttccCGACCTGAATGCTCTGCATGTTACCTGTTGCCTCCTGGACTCTAAGCACAGAAGCTCTGGGGATTTTAGGGTTTTATTGTAGCACCTGACATTGGCCTGGAAGCGTGAGAACTAAGACCCCATGGTCACATGatccaaaatgatgacccttCGCATACAGAAGTATAGCAGTACGCGAGCATCCCCTAAACATGCATCCGAGAAGTGAGCGttcaggggttagggttagggttaggggcaggGGTGGAGCGTTTAGGtccggaaagtaaaaatccagaccaaaattttgtttcagccaaccagttgaggactctgtgactctttagactcaactggttggttgaaacaaaatcctggcctTTTATATTCCTGCGATGGCAAGCCCACCTACTGTAGATGTGTTTATCCCGATGTGATGAAATGCTGTTTGACACGCCCAGATTGGCATGTCTCAGGTTCATCTGCTTGGTATCTGTTTAGTAAACCATGCGACAGAGTTtctcctctggctgctgttacTTATTGCGTAAACAAACCCTGTCACACACTGTGAGTGACTgtgagcgccctctgctggacatTTATGCACTTATATTGGCACCTACTCTGTGCAATTATTACTTGTACTCAGTCACTTTGTTTTCAACACCAAATTACAGCTTTATTGCCTTCTCTATTATGCAGTTCTTTTCTAGCACACAGGATCCCTTTTGGTGTGAACCTGGCATTTCTGTTCACAAATGTAAAAGGCTTTGAAGTCTTTTAAACCTGTTCCCATATTAACCCTATTATTAGCTTACTGATCCATACATCAGTATGACCCATAGTTAGAGGCTACCGTATTTCTGCTAAATCCTTAGGCCCTCGGATAATCAGAGTCGGGGGGGAGGTGTGGATGAGGTCAGCCATtaaccattgaaaatgaatgtgcTCCTCTACTGGAGCGGACTGGCTTCTGCAGTGGGGAGGTGCTTAATGAGATGGTACCGCTGCCTCCCGAGTGCTGTGTAATTGGTTTACAAGCTCCACTGCTGTTCATTTGTCATATATAATGGCGACGTGGATATTCACACGTgacttctttttctttttttccttttttcattCATTGGCAGTGAGTGTGGGTCAGATATTCTCCATCTTCTGGTCGTTAAGTGATTCCCGAATTAGGGGGAGGGCAGGCTTGGGGAGCAGCGTGAGGCGTTTCCATTCTGAGCAAACAAAGGCTGTGTTATGTTCCGACACATCGCTGCCGGGCtcctcgtcccccccccctcccccccccccccccggctgctgTCTGGGTGGAGATGGGGTGGCACCGatgctcctcctcttcttctgtTTCCTTGTCCTCATCGCCCCCCCACTTCGGCCCTGCCGCTGAGCTTTTTCCATCTTCGCCAACAGCCCTGAGATGCAACTGCACGGAGTGTGAGAAGACGGGCTACCAGTGCGTGACCGATGGGGCCTGCATGGCGTCTACGTCTTTTATCGAGGGCCAGGAGCACCACATTCGCATCTGCATCACGCGCGAGAAGCTGGTGCCCCCAGGGCAGCCGTTCTACTGCCTGAGCGCCGAGGGGCTGCTCAACACACACTGCTGCTACACCGACTACTGCAACAGCGTCGACCTCAAGGTCCCATCCGGTGAGACGCGCTGTACCCGCCGTTCCCCCACCGCATAGCTGGTTCTACATTCTAAAAAGAATTTTCCTAAATCCATTTACTGATCTGCCCTGTGTTTCTGTATACGTTCTGCTCAGCAAATTTTAATAGTGACCCCTTCAGGTCGGGCGGTCACATAATCCATGTCAGAGGGGACGGAGTTTGAGAGCTATCATTTCAATTAACAGTACCTGggtttcacttaagcactgagttcttgctgtgtgctgattggtcagacaGCTGATTGgtcaacagctggatgagtccttcattcaaggaaacaaaccagtaaaaCCATAAGAATAATCGAACTAATTAGCTGAGCAGTGGAGCCGTTCAGGTGTGAAGTGGCTTCTGGGATGGACCTCATGGTCTTTTGAAAGCATGTTTACTTCACCAGCATGTTAACCTGTTAACatccgcccacccccacccccatcctcaGTCACAGCGAAGCCAGGCGAGGACCCGGGCCCGGGGGCCTCCTGGGGCCCCGTGGAGCTGGTGGCAGTCATCGCGGGCCCCGTCTTCCTGCTGTGCCTGCTTCTCGTCGTGGGCGTCTTTCTGTTCCAGCACCACCAGCGCGCCTACAGCCACCGGCAGCGGCTGGGCGTGGAGGACCCCTCCTGTGACCACCTGTACCTGGCCAAGGACAAGACCCTGCAGGACCTCATCTTCGACCTGTCCACTTCCGGTTCTGGCTCCGGTGAGTCTACGTCTGCTCGCTGGCCATCTTTCCACCCCCGGCTCCTATCCTGCTGGGCCCCGGGTGCACGGCCCCAGCCCTGAGGtgtggtgtccccccccccttccacttCAGGGCTGCCCCTCTTTGTCCAGCGGACTGTGGCGCGGACCATCGTGCTGCAGGAGATCATCGGGAAGGGACGCTTCGGCGAGGTGTGGCGGGGCAAGTGGCGCGGCGGCGACGTGGCCGTCAAGATCTTCTCGTCCCGTGAGGAACGTTCCTGGTTTCGTGAGGCCGAGATCTACCAGACCATCATGCTGAGGCACGAGAACATCCTGGGCTTCATCGCCGCTGACAACAAGGGTAAATGCACCAATCACAAACCAGAGTCCGTATCGTTAATAGCGGAAATAAACACTCTGGCTCTGCTCCCAGTCTGTCCCGGATGTGTTTTATTTAAAGCCGTGATTATTTCAGACCAGTCatttcaagggtacaacagctggTTCCTTCATGGGATGTGAGTCTGGAATCCTTCACCACCTGCTGGCTGAGTCGCTTCTCCGCTCTGCCCCTCCACAGATAATGGCACCTGGACCCAGCTGTGGCTGGTGTCCGATTACCACGAGCACGGCTCCTTGTTCGACTACCTGAACCGCTACTCGGTCACCATCGAGGGGATGATTAAGCTGGCCCTGTCGGCTGCCAGCGGCCTGGCCCACCTGCACATGGAGATCCTGGGCACCCAGGGTGAGAGTGTGGGGTCTATATCCAGCGGGCTTTAGGACCCAGGAGCCACATAACCTTGTAGATCCCAGATACCCAACATAGTTAAAAAGAACCAAGGACCTGAGTCCTGTGTCAAGCTGAGATCGAAGCAGTTTGTGAGACTGGATGTGATGAATTGCAAGGTGATTTACATGGAGAGAGCTGGCATGAGTTTGCAGGATTCCCGCCCGCTGAAGGCTCCGTCAATACTGTGTATTATCAGTGCTGCAGATCTCCTCCCTGTACTTGTTTTAAAGTGACAGAATCCCTTTTATTCACCTACCTACTGTAAAAGAATGCCTTTGGATACATTAGTGAATGTTTATTCCTGTGTTTAATTAGTCATCACCCTTATTTATGGAGATGTTCTTCAGTGGTGTGTGAGGGACGCTCATGTCTGGGATGTAGGACAGGAATGACACACATTGTGTAGAGAGGCTTTGTGCTGCCCCTCCACCCTGAACTCTTCTCACTTTTGCCTGACGCTGTCACCTCTGTCCCCTTCCACCTCTGTCCcccttctttctctctcttcacctctttctctttctctccttctccaggGAAGCCAGGCATTGCCCACCGTGACCTCAAGTCCAAGAATATCTTGGTGAAGAAAAACTGCACGTGCGCTATCGCGGACCTGGGCCTGGCCGTCCGCCACGAGTCGGTCACCGACACGATAGACATCGCGCCCAACCAGCGCGTGGGCACCAAGAGGTACCATCTGGGCCAGAGGTGGGCAGTCTTATCCGCGAAGGGCCATTGTGTGTGCTGGTTTTTGGAATAACCTTTAGGGCAACCCAATCACCCCTTTAGTTGCTAATCTAATAATGGAGTCACAGCAACAACCAGCATACA harbors:
- the LOC125723583 gene encoding activin receptor type-1B-like — translated: MPCDGNLSNMAKRYAGLKLLILLGSLASCDALRCNCTECEKTGYQCVTDGACMASTSFIEGQEHHIRICITREKLVPPGQPFYCLSAEGLLNTHCCYTDYCNSVDLKVPSVTAKPGEDPGPGASWGPVELVAVIAGPVFLLCLLLVVGVFLFQHHQRAYSHRQRLGVEDPSCDHLYLAKDKTLQDLIFDLSTSGSGSGLPLFVQRTVARTIVLQEIIGKGRFGEVWRGKWRGGDVAVKIFSSREERSWFREAEIYQTIMLRHENILGFIAADNKDNGTWTQLWLVSDYHEHGSLFDYLNRYSVTIEGMIKLALSAASGLAHLHMEILGTQGKPGIAHRDLKSKNILVKKNCTCAIADLGLAVRHESVTDTIDIAPNQRVGTKRYMAPEVLDETINTRHFDSFKCADIYALGLVYWEIARRCNAGGIHEEYQLPYYDLVPSDPSIEDMRKVVCEQKLRPNVPNWWQSYEALRVMGKIMRECWYANGAARLTALRIKKTLSQLSVQEDIKI